The Daucus carota subsp. sativus chromosome 9, DH1 v3.0, whole genome shotgun sequence genome window below encodes:
- the LOC108201307 gene encoding uncharacterized protein LOC108201307 — MELHDESNNTNEKRGIELNKRRRERCGLCQEQYKHQQEPTRTIYSLINGIIWAIFSHQLFISRPSMDYSYLSNINGGVEDWLLRLRVCRLWESTNTRENTLISMDMVLIDEKGNLMHASVPRHLVSRFKRHVSECKLYSLRNVKITTNTYPYRPLASDKKLLFLATIEVVKLDADAVRIGMHGFQFVSLPVLQARADDVTILSGALTFATTSASRIYVNPDEQHVSSVRERFSALSTKVLALEGTSASKLPLEEAMFVNQITVDDLVGATCSGELKAAIATLKVIITAVNTRFEWYYVSCKSCVKKATPVGGVYVCAECKKPVDYPLHM, encoded by the exons ATGGAATTGCATGACGAATCAAATAATACGAATGAAAAACGGGGAATTGAACTTAACAAGCGACGTAGAGAACGGTGCGGGCTATGTCAAGAACAATACAAGCACCAACAAGAACCAACAAGAACCAT ATATTCTCTTATAAATGGAATTATTTGGGCTATCTTCTCACACCAGTTGTTTATTTCGAGACCATCTATGGATTACTCATATCTTTCTAATATCAATGGTGGCGTGGAGGATTGGTTGCTTAGGTTGCGAGTTTGCAGGCTGTGGGAGTCCACTAACACGCGGGAGAACACTTTGATCAGCATGGATATGGTGTTGATCGATGAAAAG GGCAATCTTATGCACGCTTCTGTGCCTAGGCATCTGGTGTCTCGGTTCAAGAGACATGTGAGCGAATGCAAGCTTTATAGCCTTCGGAATGTTAAGATTACGACGAACACCTATCCGTACAGGCCTCTTGCAAGTGACAAGAAATTGCTTTTCTTGGCGACCATTGAGGTTGTCAAGCTGGATGCTGATGCGGTGCGCATAGGAATGCATGGCTTTCAATTTGTCAGCCTGCCCGTACTCCAGGCACGCGCTGATGATGTGACTATACTCTCAG GTGCCTTGACCTTTGCCACAACTAGCGCCAGCAGAATTTATGTCAATCCAGATGAACAACATGTTTCTTCTGTGAGGGAGAGGTTCTCGGCTCTGTCCACCAAGGTACTTGCTCTTGAGGGTACTTCTGCCTCAAAATTGCCTCTTGAAGAGGCCATGTTTGTGAATCAGATCACTGTTGATGACCTGGTGGGAGCTACATGCTCTGGCGAATTAAAG GCTGCGATAGCCACCTTGAAGGTCATCATAACTGCTGTGAACACCCGTTTTGAATGGTATTATGTGTCGTGCAAGTCCTGCGTGAAGAAAGCCACGCCTGTTGGTGGAGTATATGTTTGTGCTGAGTGCAAGAAACCCGTCGATTACCCTCTTCACATGTAA